In the genome of Populus alba chromosome 11, ASM523922v2, whole genome shotgun sequence, one region contains:
- the LOC118029424 gene encoding uncharacterized protein, producing the protein MFSIENPPVPDPPCSSSQPNSRSDERASQLPTSSTYNKLPPSNLSEVVVVDLPNPNPNPCLDHPTPLPNFSIRDYVFKARSKDIKNSWPFSQKNLQLCLKHGVEDVLPQFEPLDTVRNQSFKRFKSETSSVEKQNISKRSSFDKEASRPDSHVVVDLSDDAQLHAKLAESCVDISSCRYGEENDFPSTATSEIDSVPDSRKPRSPLETRTLAKAAVEVGATVTHKTESTTRPLANKKCRLIVKFGGNSDRASAEDIASNCTTISETMASKLCPVCKTFSSSSNTTLNAHIDQCLSVESTPKWTADSKLTRYRIKPRKTRLMVDIYTTAQYCTLEELDRRNGTSWATMSSLPAQETEKSDAPKEGKKPRVLPIHPEDAGDVGPVYIDANGTKVRILSQFNDASPVAEVSEDVGARREDIGGKKSLKGGKASNYISMKKKKRLAQKHQKYLKLASQRKKVLFHEAPGSQVSGGREEGNGEEKSCEKDHQMLRQIKPSDCGTLRPWVCSKRRGFPKKIATQESHQLVRCKWHLAQDLLVENDLSSVGDRLSERSRAQKPTILCDDQISSPRNSERMEKLFHKDQVNERREWSPGRKTVGNLLVGDRIGGKVDKLFPPLKRNANQLNKDGTSIHDGCMLRSPNSPRNDVSSLTKKTVYTDDDTSNNSDMYPIASTKSSRSSHAVVTKAMRFSSIRKSVLSVSSQSSVTESRPSKVKRWSTLDKSQEPLTREIDEEAVGRHSEVDEQYGLMQDHTENLLEREEMTDEVSLGGSPVQEAREGKRFSCSSERLEALNLRSSKTALGCGHAEGINVDYSGRGDGDYVHKVDSLESPGTQVPIHEDIVVEPSSKTLDGRSVAGMSKSVNTEFHELGISSKVQSNCIRSIEDYGGLLSQNNVSTSPTGPFIHDQRIFSAAEAGNGMMSQDADMGVGLDSEAAKVDSFPEVDPIPIPGPPGSFLPSPRDMGSEDFQGNSSLTTIRVHSSPDQHDMIDGDSSDSPLSAVSTISNSMVGRSDFSYSEPPSSAGHCVFQDKIRSGLMSAGIEPLAHNAGAVLQAATRGVERTTFSGEYLKLDRISIEKESFGFKNDQPCCCQRKERFSESVALNHQESLLLRRRKMASMAVPSEGKQMGCNSNPTLINLDVRPELVPLNSYSASGSEKMVLPLIKPPTDPIPLKDSPSSAGVRFLARADADSASPSASNPILRLMGKNLMVVNKEDNVSMPNGQVRPCAQNVNQTSHIPTISAVSTGNIQNQDSHSFHHMAPQGSVIFSRDPYKTVVQCLDAGFSDSFGSHTDSKLSQAPSKLPAGMFCDQHGDGGLAPSIKPHQCKEDYNFSSSQNRLKRRLETFPTCTMKRATETPDRHCKRNRHCKRADSFAHPGKEIIIIDDVPESQTVAMSDITKYNEGWRERQVVPSGISVPTIPIYNMTNVNPFTCYQSLEHPPIGGTPVVHNGSFHASTTRLVNTSPVRWGCPPDGPGALQMNPFVAASNSSGHLRSASLYYSPSF; encoded by the exons ATGTTTTCCATTGAAAACCCTCCAGTACCAGATCCCCCATGTTCTTCTTCTCAACCGAATAGTAGAAGTGATGAGAGGGCTTCTCAGCTTCCCACAAGTAGTACTTATAATAAGCTTCCACCTTCTAATTTGTCAGAGGTAGTAGTAGTAGATCTgccaaacccaaacccaaacccatGTCTTGATCATCCTACCCCACTTCCTAATTTCTCCATAAG AGATTATGTATTTAAAGCCAGGAGCAAGGATATCAAGAATAGCTGgcctttttctcaaaaaaatctGCAACTTTGTTTGAAACATGGCGTTGAGGACGTGTTGCCACAATTTGAGCCTCTTGATACTGTAAGAAACCAGTCCTTCAAGAGATTTAAGAGTGAAACCAGTTCAGTTGAGAAGCAAAATATCAGCAAAAGAAGCAGTTTTGACAAGGAGGCTTCTAGACCAGACAGTCATGTGGTGGTAGACTTATCTGATGATGCTCAATTGCATGCCAAGTTAGCTGAATCTTGTGTAGACATTAGTTCGTGTAGATATGGAGAAGAAAATGATTTCCCATCTACAGCAACAAGTGAAATAGACTCAGTTCCTGATAGCAGGAAACCTAGATCACCTTTAGAAACTCGGACTTTGGCCAAAGCTGCAGTTGAAGTTGGAGCTACTGTGACCCACAAGACTGAAAGCACCACCAGACCATTGGCTAATAAGAAGTGCAGGTTGATTGTGAAATTTGGTGGCAATTCTGATCGTGCCTCGGCTGAAGATATTGCTTCTAATTGTACAACTATATCAGAAACGATGGCTTCAAAACTTTGCCCTGTTTGCAAAACTTTCTCATCCTCGTCCAACACCACCTTGAATGCTCACATTGATCAGTGCCTTTCTGTGGAGTCAACACCCAAGTGGACAGCTGATTCTAAGCTAACCAGGTATAGAATTAAGCCAAGGAAGACACGGTTGATGGTGGATATTTATACTACTGCTCAATATTGCACATTGGAAGAGCTTGATCGAAGAAATGGTACAAGCTGGGCTACCATGTCAAGCTTGCCCGCTCAAGAGACTGAGAAGAGTGATGCACCTAAGGAAGGGAAAAAGCCAAGGGTATTGCCAATTCATCCTGAGGATGCTGGTGATGTAGGGCCAGTTTATATTGATGCAAATGGCACCAAAGTTAGGATTTTATCTCAGTTTAATGATGCATCACCAGTAGCAGAAGTAAGCGAGGATGTTGGAGCAAGAAGGGAGGATATTGGAGGAAAGAAATCTTTGAAAGGTGGCAAAGCAAGCAACTACatttcaatgaaaaagaaaaaacgattAGCACAAAAGCATCAGAAGTATCTAAAACTTGCTTCTCAGAGAAAAAAAGTCTTGTTCCACGAGGCACCTGGTTCTCAG GTTTCTGGAGGTCGAGAAGAAGGTAATGGAGAGGAGAAGAGTTGCGAGAAAGATCATCAGATGTTGAGGCAAATCAAACCTAGTGATTGTGGGACTTTAAGACCATGGGTTTGCTCCAAACGAAGGGGTTTTCCAAAGAAGATTGCAACACAAGAGAGTCATCAACTTGTGAGATGTAAATGGCACCTGGCTCAGGACTTGCTGGTTGAGAATGATCTATCATCTGTGGGTGATCGTCTTTCAGAGAGGAGCCGTGCTCAGAAACCTACCATTTTGTGTGATGATCAAATATCTTCTCCCAGAAACAGTGAGAGGATGGAGAAGCTTTTTCATAAAGACCAGGTTAATGAGAGGAGGGAGTGGTCTCCTGGAAGAAAGACAGTAGGGAATCTTCTAGTGGGAGACAGGATTGGTGGGAAAGTGGATAAGTTGTTTCCACCATTGAAGCGGAATGCCAATCAGTTGAACAAAGATGGCACTTCTATCCATGATGGCTGTATGCTGAGATCACCAAACTCTCCCAGGAATGATGTCTCTTCACTAACCAAGAAGACTGTCTATACTGATGATGATACAAGTAATAATTCTGATATGTATCCCATTGCTAGCACAAAATCATCCCGGAGTTCTCACGCAGTTGTAACTAAAGCAATGAGATTCTCCTCCATTAGGAAAAGTGTACTGTCTGTCAGCAGCCAATCTTCTGTGACTGAATCCAGGCCCAGCAAAGTTAAGAGATGGTCCACCCTTGACAAATCTCAAGAGCCTTTGACAAGAGAAATAGATGAAGAAGCTGTGGGTAGGCATTCTGAGGTTGATGAACAGTATGGTTTGATGCAGGATCATACAGAAAATCTACTTGAAAGAGAAGAAATGACTGATGAGGTGTCTCTTGGTGGAAGCCCCGTCCAGGAAGCTAGAGAAGGAAAAAGATTTTCTTGTAGTTCTGAAAGGCTGGAAGCCTTGAATTTGAGGAGCTCAAAAACAGCACTTGGCTGTGGTCATGCTGAGGGAATAAATGTAGATTATTCAGGTAGAGGTGATGGCGATTATGTACACAAAGTTGATTCCCTAGAGTCTCCTGGAACACAAGTTCCAATCCATGAGGACATTGTTGTCGAACCATCTTCCAAGACTTTGGATGGGAGGAGCGTTGCAGGTATGAGTAAATCTGTCAACACTGAATTTCATGAGCTGGGTATTTCTTCAAAGGTCCAATCAAACTGCATTCGGTCTATTGAAGATTATGGAGGGCTTTTAAGTCAAAACAACGTGTCAACTAGTCCAACTGGGCCTTTTATCCATGACCAAAGGATATTTTCTGCTGCTGAAGCTGGTAATGGCATGATGAGCCAAGATGCTGATATGGGGGTGGGGTTGGATTCTGAAGCTGCAAAAGTAGATTCTTTTCCTGAGGTTGATCCCATTCCTATTCCTGGACCACCAGGGTCATTTTTGCCGAGTCCTAGAGATATGGGTTCTGAAGATTTTCAAGGGAATTCATCATTGACTACTATCCGGGTTCACTCTTCACCAGACCAGCATGACATGATCGATGGTGATTCATCAGATTCTCCTCTATCTGCAGTATCAACCATCTCTAACTCCATGGTAGGTAGATCTGATTTCAGTTATTCAGAACCACCATCATCAGCAGGACATTGTGTCTTTCAAGACAAGATTAGGTCAGGCTTAATGTCCGCTGGAATTGAGCCGTTGGCACACAATGCTGGTGCAGTTCTGCAAGCAGCAACTAGAGGAGTGGAAAGAACCACTTTTTCTGGAGAGTACTTGAAACTTGATAGAATCTCTATTGAGAAAGAATCTTTTGGCTTCAAAAACGATCAGCCATGCTGTTGCCAAAGAAAGGAGAGATTTTCTGAGAGTGTTGCTCTAAATCACCAAGAATCACTGCTACTAAGGCGGCGGAAAATGGCATCAATGGCAGTTCCTTCTGAGGGGAAGCAAATGGGTTGCAATTCAAACCCAACACTGATTAATTTGGATGTCAGGCCTGAATTAGTTCCCCTGAACAGCTACTCAGCTTCAGGATCTGAAAAGATGGTCCTCCCGCTCATCAAGCCCCCCACAGATCCTATTCCTTTGAAGGACTCTCCCAGCAGTGCTGGAGTGAGGTTCTTAGCTCGCGCAGATGCTGATTCTGCTAGTCCATCTGCCTCCAATCCTATACTTAGGCTGATGGGGAAGAACTTAATGGTGGTCAACAAAGAAGATAATGTATCCATGCCAAATGGGCAGGTCCGACCTTGTGCTCAAAATGTCAATCAAACTTCTCACATTCCAACAATTTCTGCAGTCTCAACTGGCAATATTCAGAATCAGGACAGTCATTCATTTCATCACATGGCCCCTCAAGGTTCTGTCATCTTTAGTCGGGATCCATACAAGACAGTGGTTCAATGTTTGGATGCTGGGTTTTCTGACAGTTTTGGAAGCCACACTGATTCTAAGCTATCACAAGCACCATCAAAGTTACCAGCAGGCATGTTTTGTGACCAACATGGTGATGGTGGACTTGCACCATCCATTAAGCCTCATCAGTGCAAAGAGGATTACAATTTTTCTAGTTCACAGAACAGGCTAAAGAGAAGACTGGAAACTTTTCCCACATGCACTATGAAAAGAGCTACCGAAACTCCTGACCGCCATTGCAAGCGTAACCGCCATTGCAAGCGTGCTGACTCATTCGCTCATCCTGGAAAAGAAATCATCATCATTGATGATGTTCCTGAAAGTCAAACCGTTGCGATGAGtgacattacaaaatacaacgAAGGCTGGAGGGAAAGACAAGTAGTTCCATCAGGTATCTCGGTTCCAACAATCCCGATCTATAACATGACAAATGTGAATCCCTTCACTTGTTATCAGTCACTAGAGCACCCTCCAATTGGTGGAACACCAGTGGTGCACAATGGCAGCTTTCATGCATCCACCACCAGGCTAGTTAACACAAGTCCTGTTAGATGGGGTTGTCCTCCAGATGGTCCTGGCGCATTGCAAATGAATCCTTTTGTGGCCGCATCAAACTCATCTGGTCATCTAAGATCTGCATCGCTGTATTATTCTCCGAGCTTTTAA